A window of Aliarcobacter trophiarum LMG 25534 contains these coding sequences:
- a CDS encoding peptidylprolyl isomerase produces MSTNRFGQELKEYNYTKEELAKFNYAKISTKNGEVLIKLFNQETPNTVANFVTLANDGFYDGLNFHRVIAGFMAQGGCPERSGMGGPDWAIKCEVDASKQKHKRGSLSMAHAGRDTGGSQFFICFVPCPHLDGNHTVFGEIEETQEDSFKALDAIKQGDEIIKIEILETI; encoded by the coding sequence ATGAGTACAAATAGATTTGGACAAGAGTTAAAAGAGTATAACTATACAAAAGAGGAACTTGCAAAATTTAATTATGCAAAAATCAGCACAAAAAATGGAGAGGTTTTAATAAAACTTTTCAACCAAGAGACACCAAATACAGTTGCAAACTTTGTAACTTTGGCAAATGATGGATTTTATGATGGATTAAACTTTCATAGAGTAATTGCTGGATTTATGGCTCAAGGTGGATGTCCAGAGAGATCAGGTATGGGTGGTCCAGATTGGGCTATAAAGTGTGAAGTAGATGCTTCTAAACAAAAGCATAAAAGAGGAAGCTTATCAATGGCACATGCAGGACGAGATACAGGTGGAAGCCAATTTTTTATCTGTTTTGTTCCATGCCCTCATTTAGATGGTAACCATACTGTTTTTGGAGAGATTGAAGAAACACAAGAAGATAGTTTTAAAGCTTTAGATGCTATAAAACAAGGTGATGAGATAATCAAAATTGAGATTTTAGAAACTATATAA
- a CDS encoding cytochrome-c peroxidase: MKKLVLITIFLGTNLLANSISKEDLGKILFFDINLSQNRTQSCATCHNPQVGFIDDRDNGISKMASLGDDLKSLGDRQAPTASYAKFSPKFHYDEKKKLYKGGQFWDGRANTLEEQAGGPPLNPIEMGLKDESQVVARLKENSFYIESFKALFGKDIFDNDKKAFEALSQVIASFEKTDEFSTFDSKYDRYLKGEYDLTPLEDLGMSIFFSNNNNSCATCHVLKGEDKEGETFTNYEFHNIGVPINNQLRAKNGIKEKDLGLAANPNIKNKDENLGKYKTPTLRNVAVTSPYMHNGVFKDLKTVVLFYDKYNNKENNINPETNEPWDEPEFKDTISLKELKANAQSDRKIDALVAFMKLLTDKRYEHLIKD, from the coding sequence ATGAAAAAATTAGTTTTAATAACAATATTTTTAGGAACAAACTTACTAGCAAATAGTATTTCAAAAGAAGATTTGGGGAAAATACTATTTTTTGATATCAATTTATCACAAAATAGAACTCAAAGCTGTGCAACTTGTCATAATCCACAAGTTGGTTTTATTGATGATAGAGATAATGGTATCTCAAAAATGGCGTCTTTAGGAGATGATTTAAAATCTTTAGGTGATAGACAAGCTCCAACTGCTTCTTATGCAAAATTTTCTCCAAAATTTCATTATGATGAGAAGAAAAAATTATATAAAGGTGGTCAGTTTTGGGATGGAAGAGCTAACACTTTAGAAGAACAAGCTGGTGGTCCACCATTAAATCCAATTGAGATGGGATTAAAAGATGAAAGCCAAGTTGTAGCAAGATTAAAAGAGAATAGTTTTTATATAGAGAGCTTTAAAGCTTTGTTTGGAAAAGATATTTTTGATAATGACAAAAAAGCATTTGAGGCTTTAAGTCAAGTAATTGCTAGTTTTGAGAAAACAGATGAATTTTCAACATTTGATTCAAAATATGATAGATATTTAAAAGGTGAGTATGATTTAACTCCACTTGAAGATTTAGGAATGTCAATATTCTTCTCAAACAATAATAACTCTTGTGCTACTTGTCATGTTTTAAAAGGTGAAGATAAAGAGGGTGAAACTTTTACAAACTATGAGTTTCATAATATTGGAGTTCCTATAAATAATCAATTAAGAGCAAAAAATGGTATAAAAGAGAAAGATTTAGGATTAGCAGCAAACCCAAATATTAAAAATAAAGATGAAAATTTAGGAAAATATAAAACCCCTACTCTAAGAAATGTCGCAGTTACATCTCCATATATGCACAATGGTGTATTTAAAGATTTAAAAACGGTAGTTTTATTTTATGATAAATATAACAATAAAGAAAATAATATTAATCCAGAGACAAACGAACCTTGGGATGAACCTGAGTTTAAAGATACTATTTCTCTAAAAGAGTTAAAAGCAAATGCTCAAAGTGATAGAAAAATTGACGCTTTAGTAGCTTTTATGAAACTTTTAACAGATAAAAGATATGAACATCTAATCAAAGATTAA
- a CDS encoding sterol desaturase family protein: MDYFALDFLSNPSKRVYWLYLISSFILAILFFYFTKKSPKVILSSKLWLHPSAKLDYIYFFLANLVNIFLLIPLVLSAKSVALFTNKFLYENFGFFENLSFSYLQITIFYTLAIFIFSDFTRYWLHRFLHTIPILWEFHKVHHSAKVLTPITFYRVHFVENFLFALRYALSVGFITGVFIYLFGAKINIYMIFGVNALVFISSIFGSNLRHSHVPFSYFSVIEKWLLSPKQHQIHHDKKHFNKNYGGYIAIWDRVFGTLALSKDVKILKFGLRKNQMSEYKSIKDLYLRPFINLLKKGRVYEKISFNNNIFRNKLTSK; this comes from the coding sequence TTGGACTATTTTGCACTAGATTTTCTAAGTAACCCTTCTAAAAGAGTATATTGGTTATATTTAATATCAAGTTTTATTTTAGCTATACTCTTTTTTTATTTTACAAAAAAAAGCCCAAAAGTAATTCTTTCTAGTAAACTTTGGCTTCATCCTAGTGCAAAATTAGATTATATCTACTTTTTTTTAGCAAATTTAGTAAATATATTTTTACTTATTCCTTTGGTATTAAGTGCAAAGAGTGTAGCACTTTTTACAAATAAGTTTTTATATGAGAATTTTGGTTTTTTTGAGAATTTATCTTTCTCTTATCTTCAAATTACTATTTTTTATACCTTAGCTATTTTTATTTTTAGTGATTTCACAAGATATTGGCTTCATAGATTTCTACACACTATTCCTATTTTATGGGAATTTCACAAAGTTCATCATAGTGCAAAAGTATTAACTCCTATTACCTTTTATAGAGTTCATTTTGTAGAAAACTTTTTATTTGCCTTAAGATACGCCTTAAGTGTTGGTTTTATAACAGGAGTTTTTATCTATTTGTTTGGAGCAAAAATAAATATCTATATGATTTTTGGAGTAAATGCTTTAGTATTTATCTCTTCAATTTTTGGCTCAAATTTAAGACACTCTCATGTTCCATTCTCATATTTCTCAGTTATAGAAAAATGGCTCTTATCTCCAAAACAGCATCAAATCCATCATGATAAAAAACATTTTAATAAAAACTATGGTGGATATATAGCTATTTGGGATAGAGTTTTTGGGACTTTAGCTTTATCAAAAGATGTAAAAATACTTAAATTTGGACTAAGAAAAAACCAAATGAGTGAGTATAAAAGTATAAAAGATTTATATCTAAGACCATTTATTAATTTATTAAAGAAAGGAAGAGTTTATGAAAAAATTAGTTTTAATAACAATATTTTTAGGAACAAACTTACTAGCAAATAG
- a CDS encoding imelysin family protein, with protein MKKIFLMFLFLFSSVFANETIFQSVIKNIALKDTKSAIESAKNLQKEINSENFTKFLKDWKRVETNYLAGEINSDYLDTPRYIDVFNNLKEDLNSQMKRVVDGDSDIKKALFKNSFKTINALEYVIFSSNDLNDRKKEISKEILSSIIKNLEEVKAVYENYLKNPVVKEDDNAKLLNALVASSYRLKEWRVGNPSGLSAKYKNDFKNSRAEYFLSQNSFASINAILDAQKEMISNENYINLLNLAKEKKATNDLEAVVSKIDEAKKELNSLPKDDFTNAKKLFDLVSEIHDLYYITIIEKLGLKPEILDADGD; from the coding sequence ATGAAAAAAATATTTTTAATGTTTTTATTTTTGTTTTCATCTGTTTTTGCAAATGAGACAATTTTTCAAAGTGTTATAAAGAATATAGCACTAAAAGATACAAAAAGTGCTATAGAGAGTGCAAAAAATCTTCAAAAAGAGATTAATAGTGAAAACTTTACAAAGTTTTTAAAAGATTGGAAAAGAGTTGAGACAAACTATCTTGCTGGTGAAATAAATAGTGATTATTTAGATACACCTCGATATATTGATGTTTTTAACAATCTAAAAGAGGATTTAAACTCTCAAATGAAAAGAGTTGTAGATGGAGATTCAGATATTAAAAAGGCTCTATTTAAAAACTCATTTAAAACTATAAATGCTTTAGAATATGTGATTTTCTCTAGTAATGATTTAAATGATAGAAAAAAGGAGATCTCAAAAGAGATTTTAAGTTCAATTATAAAAAATCTTGAAGAGGTTAAAGCTGTTTATGAAAACTATTTAAAAAACCCAGTAGTAAAAGAAGATGACAATGCAAAGCTATTAAATGCATTGGTTGCATCTTCATATAGATTAAAAGAGTGGAGAGTTGGAAACCCTTCTGGATTATCTGCAAAATATAAAAATGATTTTAAAAATAGTAGAGCAGAATACTTTTTAAGCCAAAACTCTTTTGCTTCAATAAATGCAATTTTAGATGCTCAAAAAGAGATGATTTCAAATGAGAACTATATAAACCTTCTTAATTTAGCAAAAGAGAAAAAGGCTACAAACGACTTAGAAGCAGTAGTTTCTAAAATAGATGAAGCAAAAAAAGAGTTAAACTCTCTTCCTAAAGATGATTTTACAAATGCAAAAAAACTTTTTGATTTAGTTTCAGAAATTCATGATTTATACTATATTACAATCATTGAAAAATTAGGCCTTAAACCTGAAATCTTAGATGCAGATGGAGATTAA
- a CDS encoding di-heme oxidoredictase family protein yields MKFIKKIILFKSLAAIFCTGLFASNLESTYISNEKNSKLLLKPIDGLSNNQTDIFILGRSFFNIPWVKAPSVTTARDGLGPLFNANSCISCHPNNGRGELFTKENLTSRALIARLSINSDNSFENKEILKKKGFIPEPVYGEQLAINGNFGVPFEGNIKIDFEDIEVKFPDGETIILQKPKYSLENLNYGKLHKNSVVSYRIAQSLNGMALIDLIENEEILKNQDINDTNNDGIKGKANFVYSPISEKYELGKYTWKASVAKLKEQVAFAASNDIGLTTAIEPNKKCTSFQKECLEAPKAKDKIDLPDDRLEAITYYLKNLKTYSANKNTKEYKDGFSIFEELSCSKCHISSFKTKLGFEISPFSDFLLHDMGEDLSDGRVEFSANEKEWRTAPLWGLTLHEKITKNRARLLHDGRAKNFEEAILWHGGEATQSREAYMSLEKAKREKLIKFLEEL; encoded by the coding sequence ATGAAATTTATTAAAAAGATTATACTTTTTAAAAGCCTTGCTGCAATATTTTGCACAGGGCTTTTTGCATCTAATCTTGAAAGTACCTATATATCAAATGAGAAAAATAGCAAACTTCTTTTAAAACCTATTGATGGCTTAAGCAATAATCAAACTGATATTTTTATATTAGGAAGAAGTTTTTTCAATATTCCATGGGTAAAAGCTCCTAGTGTTACAACAGCACGAGATGGTTTAGGACCACTTTTTAATGCAAATAGTTGTATTTCATGTCATCCAAACAATGGGCGTGGAGAGCTTTTTACTAAAGAAAATTTAACTTCAAGAGCTTTAATTGCAAGATTATCTATAAACTCAGATAATAGCTTTGAAAACAAAGAGATTTTAAAGAAAAAGGGATTTATTCCAGAACCAGTTTATGGGGAACAGTTGGCTATAAATGGAAATTTTGGAGTTCCTTTTGAAGGAAATATTAAAATAGATTTTGAAGATATTGAAGTTAAATTCCCAGATGGTGAAACTATAATTTTACAAAAACCAAAATATAGTTTAGAAAATCTAAATTATGGAAAACTTCATAAAAATAGTGTAGTTTCATATAGAATAGCTCAATCTTTAAATGGTATGGCTTTGATAGATTTAATAGAGAATGAAGAGATTTTAAAAAATCAAGATATTAATGATACAAATAATGATGGCATAAAAGGGAAAGCAAACTTTGTATATTCCCCTATTTCAGAAAAATATGAGCTTGGAAAATATACTTGGAAAGCTAGTGTTGCAAAACTAAAAGAGCAAGTTGCTTTTGCTGCATCAAATGATATAGGACTTACAACAGCAATTGAACCAAACAAAAAATGCACAAGTTTCCAAAAAGAGTGTTTAGAAGCTCCAAAAGCAAAAGATAAAATAGATCTTCCAGATGATAGACTAGAAGCAATAACTTACTATTTAAAAAATTTAAAAACATATAGTGCAAATAAAAATACAAAAGAGTATAAAGATGGGTTTTCTATTTTTGAAGAACTTAGCTGTTCAAAGTGCCATATAAGTAGTTTTAAGACAAAATTAGGTTTTGAAATTTCTCCATTTTCTGATTTTTTACTTCATGATATGGGTGAAGATTTATCAGATGGAAGAGTTGAGTTTAGTGCAAATGAGAAAGAGTGGCGAACTGCTCCTCTTTGGGGTTTAACTCTACATGAAAAAATAACTAAGAACAGAGCTAGGCTTCTTCACGATGGAAGAGCTAAAAATTTTGAAGAGGCTATTTTATGGCATGGAGGAGAAGCTACACAAAGTCGTGAAGCTTATATGAGCTTGGAAAAAGCCAAAAGAGAAAAACTAATTAAATTTTTAGAGGAGTTATAA
- a CDS encoding imelysin family protein, protein MRFTNKLLVSLSFAATLAISSGAVTQKNETSSTISKNLPFLESYANIALDNYTDTLNDAKKLKIAIDKFVLNPTEENLTNAKNAWLQSRESYGSTEIFRLASGPIDAGDGWVLETYGALEGQINAWPLDENMIDYTIDADGKRTSGNIIDTIGKFNPGGEEGKEVDVTKITVQALTDLNENGGEANVSTGYHAIEFLLWGQDQDYNNFLEDKITNGAMVAGLRPLSDFTTDKDAKRRLEYLSIVTQKLVEDLAIVTSAWQKEIKGDTGLYRAALLGKIKGKNKNRNITKKEAMQQIIAGMGVFIKSELANERVAVAVLTPSEEDEHSCFSDNTHRDLVKNYEGFKNILTSTYNGKKYGESLLDSLKKEDKDRILKLMIDIEEKIESVDKIAKTEAHFDYQIRPEHPQSKVLVKLKNELRKLGDEMITVAKSNNIKLTTDDVTDPEETKL, encoded by the coding sequence ATGAGATTTACAAATAAACTTTTAGTTTCTTTATCATTTGCCGCTACCTTAGCTATTAGTTCAGGTGCAGTTACACAAAAAAATGAAACAAGCTCTACTATTTCAAAAAACTTACCCTTTCTTGAAAGCTATGCAAATATAGCACTTGATAACTATACAGATACATTAAATGATGCAAAAAAGTTAAAAATTGCTATTGATAAATTTGTTCTAAATCCAACAGAAGAAAATCTTACTAATGCAAAAAATGCTTGGTTACAATCAAGAGAGTCTTATGGAAGCACAGAGATTTTTAGACTTGCAAGTGGTCCAATTGATGCTGGTGATGGTTGGGTATTAGAAACTTATGGTGCTTTAGAGGGGCAAATTAATGCTTGGCCACTTGATGAAAATATGATAGATTATACTATTGATGCAGATGGGAAAAGAACATCTGGAAATATTATTGACACTATTGGAAAGTTTAATCCAGGTGGAGAAGAAGGGAAAGAAGTTGATGTTACAAAAATTACAGTTCAAGCATTAACTGATTTAAATGAAAATGGTGGAGAAGCAAATGTTTCAACTGGTTATCATGCTATTGAATTTTTACTTTGGGGACAAGATCAAGATTATAATAACTTCTTAGAAGATAAAATTACAAATGGTGCAATGGTTGCTGGTTTAAGACCACTTTCAGACTTCACTACAGATAAAGATGCAAAAAGAAGATTAGAGTATTTAAGTATTGTAACACAAAAATTAGTTGAAGATTTAGCTATTGTAACAAGTGCTTGGCAAAAAGAGATTAAAGGTGATACTGGACTTTATAGAGCTGCTCTTTTAGGAAAAATAAAAGGTAAAAATAAAAATAGAAATATTACAAAAAAAGAGGCTATGCAACAAATTATTGCTGGAATGGGAGTATTTATAAAATCTGAATTAGCAAATGAAAGAGTTGCTGTTGCTGTTTTAACTCCTAGTGAAGAGGACGAACACTCTTGCTTCTCGGATAATACTCATAGAGATTTAGTAAAAAACTATGAAGGTTTTAAAAATATTTTAACTTCTACATACAATGGTAAAAAATATGGAGAATCTTTACTTGATAGCTTAAAAAAAGAGGATAAAGATAGAATTTTAAAACTTATGATTGATATTGAAGAAAAAATAGAGAGTGTAGATAAAATTGCAAAAACTGAAGCTCACTTTGATTATCAAATAAGACCAGAACATCCTCAATCAAAAGTTTTAGTAAAACTAAAAAATGAACTGAGAAAATTAGGTGATGAGATGATAACTGTTGCAAAATCAAATAATATTAAACTAACAACTGATGATGTTACAGACCCAGAAGAGACAAAGCTATAA
- a CDS encoding F0F1 ATP synthase subunit C, translated as MKKIVLLVLAFAGFAFAADAAVANETLKAYSVVAAGIGLGLAALGGAIGMGNTAAATIAGTARNPGLGGKLMTTMFIALAMIEAQVIYALVIAMIALYANPFLG; from the coding sequence ATGAAAAAAATCGTTCTTTTAGTACTAGCTTTCGCTGGTTTTGCATTTGCTGCAGATGCTGCAGTTGCAAATGAGACTTTAAAAGCATACTCTGTAGTTGCTGCTGGAATTGGTCTTGGACTTGCTGCTCTTGGTGGAGCTATTGGTATGGGTAATACTGCTGCTGCTACAATTGCTGGAACTGCAAGAAACCCAGGTCTAGGTGGAAAACTTATGACTACAATGTTTATTGCTCTAGCTATGATTGAGGCTCAAGTTATTTATGCACTTGTAATTGCTATGATTGCATTATATGCAAATCCATTTTTAGGGTAA
- a CDS encoding ABC transporter substrate-binding protein, with protein MKNTILLLVLLSSFLFAKDEKMIVVAGPIATISHPLIYMQHNDALKDLGLKIEFKLWNNPDELRALILKKKVDFIALPTNVAANLYNKDVDLQLINVATWGILGLLSRDKDLKTIEDFKNKEIIVPFRADMPDIVLQALIKKANLDIKKDFKIKYVATPIDAMQMLILRRADNVLLAEPATSIALRKTGSFPVKLIAPDIYRSVNLQDEWGRLFKVKSEIPQAGIAVVGKTKANKELIEKFLTEYEKAITWYKNNKEEATKMVIKTIPMLEESGLVDSIEHVILKNITAQNSKNDLEFFFEVLLENDKKIIGGKLPNSGFYYK; from the coding sequence ATGAAAAATACAATACTACTTTTAGTGCTACTCTCTAGCTTTTTATTTGCAAAAGATGAAAAAATGATTGTAGTTGCTGGTCCAATAGCAACTATTTCTCACCCACTAATTTATATGCAACATAATGATGCTTTAAAAGATTTAGGCTTAAAAATAGAGTTTAAACTATGGAATAATCCAGATGAGCTAAGGGCATTAATTTTAAAAAAAAAGGTTGATTTTATAGCACTTCCTACAAATGTAGCTGCAAATTTATATAATAAAGATGTAGATTTACAACTAATAAATGTAGCGACATGGGGAATTTTAGGTCTTCTTAGCCGTGATAAAGATTTAAAAACTATAGAAGATTTTAAAAACAAAGAGATAATTGTACCATTTCGTGCAGATATGCCAGATATTGTACTTCAAGCTTTAATAAAAAAGGCAAATCTTGATATAAAAAAAGATTTTAAAATAAAATATGTAGCAACTCCAATAGATGCTATGCAGATGTTAATCTTAAGAAGAGCAGACAATGTACTTTTAGCTGAACCAGCTACATCTATAGCATTAAGAAAAACAGGCTCTTTCCCTGTAAAATTAATCGCTCCTGATATTTATAGAAGTGTAAATTTACAAGATGAGTGGGGAAGATTATTTAAAGTAAAAAGTGAAATACCTCAAGCTGGAATTGCAGTTGTAGGAAAAACTAAAGCAAATAAAGAGCTTATTGAGAAGTTTTTAACTGAATATGAAAAAGCTATAACTTGGTACAAAAACAATAAAGAAGAGGCTACTAAAATGGTAATAAAAACTATTCCTATGCTAGAAGAGAGTGGTTTAGTTGATTCTATAGAACATGTAATTTTAAAAAATATAACTGCACAAAATAGTAAAAATGATTTAGAGTTTTTCTTTGAAGTTCTTCTTGAAAATGATAAAAAAATAATTGGTGGGAAACTGCCAAATAGCGGTTTTTACTACAAATAA
- a CDS encoding NnrS family protein: MIEFEKQYATNHYAYYPKGDFPIYLAYGFRPIFLLLAPYIVLSIILWAFVFAGYINLPIENTLNWHIYEMVFGVGTAMIVAFFLTGLPELFPGVVPIIGRHLAVIVIWWVLGRVSFWFMDYLTIYFTAIINISLTAYIGYLAAIPSFKDRNKKHVSLAYSMVSIVIIQILFFLSVANIIEIDSFKILLLSISLILVLILLALRRVSMESINELLEQEKIDETFLAKSFRYNLVIFCLLLYGFVEFFFPENSTLAYICFAVGSAILGVLNDFKLKDNFILNRPFVLYIVSIIVLTSIGFFFLGFNYLLELHLTNHFRHFITTGSFGLVFYVILIIVSTIHTGREIFTNLALTLGLILIILATFMRAFIPYFLEYSMELYILSSIIWAIPFIIYMKIFFPFLLDKREDGIKG, translated from the coding sequence ATGATAGAGTTTGAGAAACAGTATGCAACAAATCACTATGCTTATTATCCAAAAGGTGATTTCCCAATATATTTAGCCTATGGTTTTAGACCAATATTTTTACTTTTAGCTCCATATATTGTTTTAAGTATTATTTTATGGGCTTTTGTATTTGCTGGATATATTAATCTTCCTATAGAAAACACTCTAAACTGGCATATTTATGAGATGGTTTTTGGAGTTGGAACTGCCATGATTGTGGCTTTTTTTCTTACAGGTTTGCCTGAGCTTTTTCCAGGAGTTGTTCCAATAATTGGAAGACATCTTGCAGTTATTGTTATTTGGTGGGTTTTAGGAAGAGTTAGTTTTTGGTTTATGGATTATTTAACTATCTATTTTACTGCTATTATCAACATTAGCCTTACAGCTTATATTGGATATTTAGCAGCCATTCCATCTTTTAAAGATAGAAATAAAAAACATGTATCTTTGGCATACTCTATGGTCTCTATTGTAATTATTCAAATACTATTTTTTCTTAGTGTTGCTAATATTATAGAAATAGACTCATTTAAAATCCTACTTCTTTCAATATCTTTAATCTTAGTTTTAATATTACTTGCTTTAAGAAGAGTTAGTATGGAGTCTATAAATGAACTTTTAGAGCAAGAAAAAATAGATGAAACTTTTTTAGCAAAATCATTTAGATACAATCTTGTAATATTTTGTCTGCTTTTATATGGTTTTGTAGAGTTCTTTTTCCCAGAAAATTCTACTTTAGCATATATCTGTTTTGCAGTAGGTTCTGCTATTTTAGGAGTTCTAAATGATTTTAAACTAAAAGATAATTTTATTTTAAATAGACCTTTTGTGTTATATATTGTAAGCATTATTGTGCTTACTTCTATTGGATTTTTCTTTTTAGGATTTAACTATTTACTTGAGTTACATCTTACAAATCACTTTAGACATTTTATTACAACTGGAAGTTTTGGACTTGTTTTTTATGTAATTCTTATAATTGTTTCAACAATTCATACAGGAAGAGAGATTTTTACAAATTTGGCTTTGACTTTGGGATTAATATTAATAATTCTTGCAACATTTATGAGAGCTTTTATTCCCTATTTCTTAGAGTATAGCATGGAATTATATATCTTATCTTCAATTATTTGGGCTATTCCATTTATTATATATATGAAGATATTTTTCCCATTTTTATTAGATAAAAGAGAAGATGGAATAAAGGGATAA
- a CDS encoding ABC transporter ATP-binding protein: MERLVVKNLSFSFGFKEILKDISFTLEKGKVISIVGPSGGGKTTLLHLCSKLLKYDEGEIKNSFNSSSFAFQEPRLLPWKNVIDNIALGLRAKKEKNDIAIKKAKEIALLFGLEEYDLEKFPKDLSGGMKQRVSFARALVVNPSLLFLDEPFSALDIGLKKELQKHLIDEIEDKNLSVLFITHDLMEAIKLSDEIIVLKAEPVGHIKKIFSIDLPKKQRDDEFVYSKTAEILQDRDIIESFELELK; this comes from the coding sequence ATGGAGAGATTAGTAGTAAAAAATCTTAGTTTCTCTTTTGGTTTTAAAGAGATTTTAAAAGATATTAGCTTTACACTTGAAAAGGGAAAAGTAATATCTATAGTTGGACCTAGTGGTGGAGGGAAAACTACACTTCTTCATCTTTGCTCAAAACTTTTAAAATATGATGAGGGAGAGATAAAAAATAGTTTTAACTCTAGCTCTTTTGCTTTTCAAGAGCCAAGGCTTCTTCCATGGAAAAATGTTATAGATAATATTGCTTTAGGATTAAGAGCAAAAAAAGAGAAAAATGATATTGCTATAAAAAAAGCAAAAGAGATTGCACTTCTATTTGGTTTAGAAGAGTATGATTTAGAAAAGTTTCCCAAAGATTTAAGTGGAGGAATGAAGCAAAGAGTCTCTTTTGCTAGAGCTTTAGTTGTAAATCCTAGTTTACTATTTTTGGATGAGCCATTTTCTGCTTTAGATATTGGTCTTAAAAAAGAGTTACAAAAACACCTAATAGATGAGATTGAAGATAAAAACTTAAGTGTACTTTTTATAACTCACGATTTGATGGAAGCTATAAAACTAAGTGATGAGATAATAGTTTTAAAAGCTGAACCAGTAGGGCATATTAAAAAAATATTCAGTATAGATTTACCAAAAAAACAAAGAGATGATGAGTTTGTATATAGTAAAACAGCTGAAATATTACAAGATAGAGATATTATAGAGAGTTTTGAATTGGAGTTAAAATGA
- a CDS encoding ABC transporter permease — protein sequence MNFFIKILKDFPSYLWSGWGSIASIFLFLALWDFGNQIYGNLILPSPNETFVALFELLKDETMQSEIMITLNRAMIGFGLAILVGSILGLFAGLFITASIMSRPIVTILFGMPPIAWIVLAMIWFGMGDTTVIFTVFIASFPIVFVGALQGTRTLEGDLKEMADSFHLPFSMKLFDLYLPHIFSYIFPAYISALGMSWKIVIMAELLATSDGLGAALAVARSQLETSTALAIVTIMIASLLIIEYVVLEPIKKELEAWRD from the coding sequence ATGAACTTTTTTATAAAAATTTTAAAAGATTTTCCTAGCTATCTTTGGAGTGGTTGGGGATCTATTGCTTCAATATTTCTTTTCCTTGCTTTATGGGATTTTGGAAATCAAATATATGGAAACCTAATCTTACCTAGTCCAAATGAGACTTTTGTGGCACTATTTGAATTATTAAAAGATGAAACTATGCAAAGTGAGATTATGATAACACTAAATAGAGCTATGATTGGTTTTGGTTTAGCTATATTAGTTGGTTCAATTTTGGGACTATTTGCTGGACTATTTATAACAGCTTCAATTATGAGTCGTCCAATAGTTACAATTTTATTTGGAATGCCTCCAATTGCTTGGATAGTATTAGCTATGATTTGGTTTGGTATGGGAGATACTACTGTAATTTTTACAGTATTTATAGCCTCTTTCCCTATAGTTTTTGTGGGAGCTTTACAAGGAACTAGAACCTTAGAAGGAGATTTAAAAGAGATGGCAGATAGTTTTCATCTTCCATTTTCAATGAAACTTTTTGATTTATATCTTCCTCATATTTTTTCATATATTTTTCCTGCTTATATTTCAGCTCTTGGAATGTCATGGAAAATAGTTATTATGGCTGAACTCTTGGCAACTAGTGATGGTTTAGGAGCTGCTCTTGCGGTTGCTAGAAGTCAGCTTGAAACATCAACAGCTTTAGCAATAGTTACAATTATGATTGCTAGTTTACTAATAATTGAATATGTAGTTTTAGAACCAATTAAAAAGGAGCTTGAAGCATGGAGAGATTAG